In one window of Posidoniimonas corsicana DNA:
- a CDS encoding helix-turn-helix domain-containing protein, whose protein sequence is MANKFIGLDDAATQLGISKDKLNEIRESGAVRAYRDGVSWKFRTEEIDSLGEDIKSGNLPSGIDLGESISLESDESTGLSSLSLAPASDLDVEVTEEPAKKEEPSAGASDLDLEMLDEPTVAAEADDDNESILLSEDELGDSPDRPPSTIIGRSQLRDEPSDDDLLLASPDNAAGMSDVRLADDEDVDDLLGAAKSAAASKFEDLEELEFDLEAESSRILEAQDVAAAQAAASKAKQEKEAAADPSGLGSSLELASDDAGSKAGDTGVHEAKSGQSSAFSLASDEDDELELDLAASDAGLQPDGSDDLVLDSSDDDISLSGGDSGINLKPSDSGLALDDESFALGGSAIGSSLDLGDSLASSGDSLAIGSSASEVSLEGSTAFASSPDFNLQPSDDGDDEDEDDSSQIIALDAVEEPGDEDDEVALTDASAVVVGVPGAQASPVIAQEAVFPMWIVAFLGLSAMLMAVSAIMAADLLRSMWAAEESLTLQSPLIQGFLGLIGLNN, encoded by the coding sequence ATGGCCAACAAGTTCATCGGACTCGACGACGCCGCGACGCAGCTCGGGATCAGCAAGGACAAGCTCAACGAGATCCGCGAGTCGGGCGCTGTCCGCGCCTACCGCGACGGCGTGAGCTGGAAGTTCCGCACCGAAGAGATCGACTCGCTCGGCGAGGACATCAAGAGCGGCAACCTCCCGTCGGGCATCGACCTTGGCGAATCGATCTCGCTGGAGAGCGACGAGAGCACCGGCCTCAGCTCGCTGAGCCTGGCGCCGGCCAGCGACCTGGACGTCGAGGTCACCGAAGAGCCGGCCAAGAAGGAGGAGCCCTCGGCCGGGGCCTCCGACCTGGACCTGGAGATGCTCGACGAGCCGACCGTGGCCGCCGAAGCGGACGACGACAACGAATCCATCCTGCTGAGCGAAGACGAGCTGGGCGACTCGCCCGACCGCCCGCCCAGCACCATCATCGGCCGCTCGCAGCTCCGCGACGAGCCTTCCGACGACGACCTGCTGCTGGCCAGCCCCGACAACGCCGCCGGCATGAGCGACGTCCGCCTGGCCGATGACGAGGACGTCGACGACCTGCTGGGCGCCGCCAAGTCGGCCGCCGCCAGCAAGTTTGAGGACCTGGAGGAGCTGGAGTTCGACCTCGAGGCCGAGTCGAGCCGCATCCTCGAGGCGCAGGACGTCGCGGCCGCGCAGGCCGCCGCCAGCAAAGCCAAGCAAGAGAAAGAGGCCGCCGCCGACCCGTCCGGGCTCGGCAGCTCGCTGGAGCTGGCCTCCGACGACGCCGGCTCCAAAGCCGGCGACACCGGCGTGCACGAGGCCAAGTCGGGCCAGTCGAGCGCGTTCTCGCTGGCTTCCGACGAGGACGACGAGCTCGAGCTCGACCTCGCCGCGTCCGACGCCGGCCTGCAGCCCGACGGGTCCGACGACCTGGTGCTCGATTCCTCGGACGACGACATCTCGCTCTCCGGCGGCGACAGCGGCATCAACCTCAAGCCGTCCGACAGCGGACTGGCCCTGGACGACGAGTCCTTCGCGCTGGGCGGTTCGGCGATCGGCTCCTCGCTCGACCTGGGCGACTCGCTGGCCAGCAGCGGCGACTCGCTCGCCATCGGCAGCAGCGCGTCGGAGGTCTCGCTGGAGGGCTCGACCGCGTTCGCCTCGAGCCCCGACTTCAACCTCCAGCCCTCGGACGACGGCGACGACGAGGACGAGGACGACAGCTCGCAGATCATCGCGCTGGACGCGGTGGAAGAGCCCGGCGACGAGGACGACGAGGTCGCCCTGACCGACGCCTCGGCCGTCGTGGTGGGGGTGCCCGGCGCCCAGGCCTCGCCGGTCATCGCCCAGGAGGCGGTCTTCCCGATGTGGATTGTCGCGTTCCTCGGGCTCAGCGCCATGCTGATGGCGGTATCGGCCATCATGGCGGCCGACCTGCTCCGCAGCATGTGGGCGGCGGAGGAGTCGCTGACGCTGCAGAGCCCGCTGATCCAGGGCTTCCTCGGGCTGATCGGCCTGAACAACTAG